A stretch of Vannielia litorea DNA encodes these proteins:
- a CDS encoding RraA family protein yields MIEEPPLLRIRRKFPRPSAAQLAAFKAVPTGFLCDAMNGKGALATAIAPLDLAQPAICGPALVAQNGPEEIFATIAALNLIQPGDVVIASVDGWQGGSCAGDQITGMMKNAGAAGFVTDGPMRDREGVLATGLSCWCTGLNPNSPYGKGPGSVGYGAVVGGAQVNSGDIIVADENGVVVVPFARIDEVAGKLAEVKAAEDALEAEVKAGKKSILDLEEMAKEGKVVFDD; encoded by the coding sequence ATGATCGAAGAACCCCCCCTCCTGCGCATCCGCCGCAAGTTTCCCCGCCCCAGCGCTGCGCAACTCGCGGCGTTCAAGGCCGTTCCCACCGGCTTTCTCTGCGACGCGATGAACGGCAAGGGCGCCCTGGCCACCGCCATCGCCCCGCTCGACCTCGCACAGCCCGCCATTTGCGGCCCGGCCCTGGTGGCCCAGAACGGCCCCGAGGAGATCTTCGCCACCATCGCCGCGCTCAACCTGATCCAGCCCGGCGACGTGGTGATCGCCTCGGTCGACGGCTGGCAGGGCGGCTCCTGTGCCGGCGACCAGATCACCGGCATGATGAAGAACGCCGGCGCCGCGGGCTTCGTCACCGACGGCCCGATGCGCGACCGCGAGGGCGTGCTCGCCACCGGCCTGTCCTGCTGGTGCACCGGCCTCAACCCCAACTCGCCCTACGGCAAGGGGCCGGGCAGCGTGGGCTACGGCGCCGTGGTCGGCGGCGCGCAGGTCAACAGCGGCGACATCATCGTGGCCGACGAGAACGGCGTCGTGGTCGTCCCCTTCGCCCGGATCGACGAGGTCGCCGGCAAGCTCGCCGAGGTGAAGGCCGCCGAAGACGCGCTGGAGGCCGAGGTGAAGGCCGGCAAGAAGTCCATCCTCGACCTCGAGGAGATGGCGAAGGAGGGCAAGGTCGTCTTCGACGACTGA
- a CDS encoding AzlC family ABC transporter permease translates to MSPSRAFWRGYLDCAPFILIVVPYSMMFGVVARDAGLDVLQTFAMSAIVIAGASQFTALALLQDQAPVFIALLAALAVNLRMAMYSAALVPHIGHAPLGLRALAAYLMVDQAFAVAVRTYEVRPDMPKPAKLAYYFGCMALICPFWYGATLTGALLREAIPASWSLDFAVPVCFIALVAPLLRSAPHMAAALAACLASIAFAGLPWSLGIFAAALCGIVAGAQTELALKRRAAT, encoded by the coding sequence ATGAGCCCGTCCCGAGCCTTCTGGCGCGGCTACCTCGACTGCGCCCCCTTCATCCTCATCGTGGTGCCCTACTCGATGATGTTCGGCGTGGTCGCCCGCGACGCCGGGCTCGACGTGCTGCAAACCTTCGCCATGTCGGCCATCGTCATCGCCGGGGCCTCGCAGTTCACCGCGCTGGCGCTGCTGCAGGATCAGGCCCCCGTCTTCATCGCCCTGCTCGCCGCGCTGGCGGTCAACCTCCGCATGGCAATGTATTCCGCGGCCCTGGTGCCCCACATCGGCCACGCACCGCTCGGGCTCAGGGCGCTCGCCGCCTACCTCATGGTCGACCAGGCCTTCGCCGTCGCGGTCCGCACCTACGAGGTCAGACCCGACATGCCGAAGCCCGCCAAGCTGGCCTACTACTTCGGTTGCATGGCCCTGATCTGCCCCTTCTGGTACGGCGCCACGCTGACCGGGGCCCTGCTGCGCGAGGCGATCCCGGCGAGCTGGTCGCTCGATTTCGCCGTGCCGGTCTGCTTCATCGCGCTGGTCGCGCCGCTGCTGCGCTCCGCGCCCCACATGGCCGCCGCCCTCGCCGCCTGCCTCGCCTCCATCGCCTTCGCCGGCCTGCCCTGGTCGCTCGGCATCTTCGCCGCCGCGCTCTGCGGCATCGTCGCAGGTGCCCAGACCGAGCTGGCGCTCAAACGGAGGGCCGCCACGTGA
- a CDS encoding IlvD/Edd family dehydratase: MSDTRANKRFRSQEWFDNPNNPGMTALYVERYQNQAFTREEIQGGRPVIGIANSGSDLAPCNKIHVFLMDRIKAGIRDGGGIPMEFPVHPIQETGKRPTAALDRNLTYLGLVEVLHGYPIDGVVLTTGCDKTTPAMLMGAATMDIPAIALNGGPMLDGWWKGKRAGSGTIIWESRRLLAEGKIDYDEFMGRVCASAPSLGHCNSMGTASTMNAMAEALGMSLTGNSAIPAPFRERMNMAYETGKRIVQMVLDDLKPSDILTREAFENAIVVCTAIGGSTNAPPHLQAVARHAGVELDVKDWETVGFDAPLLVNMQPAGEYLGESFFRAGGVPAVMGELMKVGRIHEGAMTATGNTMGVNLAGVESQDTDVIKTCAAPMREKAGFKVLSGNLFDSALMKTSVISKDFQERFLSEPGREGVLEARAIVFEGPEDYHDRINDPSLEIDEHCILFIRGVGCVGYPGSAEVVNMQPPDALIKQGINHLPTVGDGRQSGTSESPSILNASPEAVVGGGLAFLETGDTVRLDLGASRMDAVVDEAEWAARKEAWSPPKIESQTPWQEIYRTHVGQLAQGGCLELATAYQKVREALPRDNH; this comes from the coding sequence ATGAGTGACACCCGCGCCAACAAGCGTTTTCGCAGCCAGGAGTGGTTCGACAACCCCAACAACCCCGGCATGACGGCCCTTTACGTGGAGCGCTACCAGAACCAGGCGTTCACGCGGGAGGAGATCCAGGGCGGGCGGCCGGTGATCGGGATCGCCAATTCGGGCTCGGATCTCGCGCCCTGCAACAAGATCCACGTGTTCCTGATGGACCGGATCAAGGCCGGTATCCGCGATGGCGGCGGGATTCCGATGGAGTTTCCGGTGCATCCGATCCAGGAAACCGGCAAGCGGCCCACTGCGGCGCTCGACCGGAACCTGACCTACCTCGGCCTGGTCGAGGTGCTGCACGGCTACCCGATCGACGGCGTGGTGCTGACCACCGGCTGCGACAAGACCACCCCCGCCATGCTGATGGGCGCGGCGACCATGGACATCCCCGCCATCGCGCTCAACGGAGGGCCGATGCTGGATGGCTGGTGGAAGGGCAAGCGGGCGGGCTCGGGCACGATCATCTGGGAGAGCCGCCGGCTGCTGGCGGAGGGCAAGATCGACTATGACGAGTTCATGGGGCGGGTCTGCGCCTCGGCGCCGAGCCTCGGGCATTGCAACTCGATGGGCACGGCCAGCACCATGAACGCCATGGCCGAGGCGCTGGGCATGAGCCTCACCGGCAATTCCGCCATTCCCGCGCCGTTCCGCGAGCGGATGAACATGGCCTACGAGACCGGCAAGCGGATCGTGCAGATGGTGCTGGATGACCTGAAGCCCTCCGACATCCTGACCCGCGAGGCCTTCGAGAACGCGATCGTGGTCTGCACCGCGATCGGCGGCTCGACCAACGCGCCGCCGCATTTGCAGGCGGTTGCGCGGCATGCGGGCGTGGAGCTGGATGTGAAGGACTGGGAGACCGTGGGCTTTGACGCGCCGCTGCTGGTGAACATGCAGCCGGCGGGCGAATACCTGGGCGAGAGCTTCTTTCGCGCAGGCGGGGTGCCGGCGGTGATGGGCGAGCTGATGAAGGTGGGCCGGATCCACGAGGGTGCGATGACCGCCACGGGCAACACCATGGGGGTGAACCTCGCGGGCGTGGAGAGCCAGGACACCGATGTGATCAAGACCTGCGCCGCGCCGATGCGCGAGAAGGCGGGGTTCAAGGTGCTGTCGGGCAACCTCTTCGACTCGGCGCTGATGAAGACCTCCGTGATCTCGAAGGATTTCCAGGAGCGGTTCCTCAGCGAGCCGGGCCGCGAGGGTGTGCTGGAGGCGCGGGCCATCGTGTTCGAAGGGCCGGAGGATTACCACGACCGGATCAACGATCCGTCGCTGGAAATCGACGAGCATTGCATCCTGTTCATCCGGGGCGTTGGCTGCGTGGGCTACCCCGGCTCGGCGGAGGTGGTGAACATGCAGCCGCCGGACGCGCTCATCAAACAGGGCATCAACCACCTGCCGACGGTAGGCGACGGGCGGCAGAGCGGCACGAGCGAGAGCCCGTCGATCCTGAACGCCTCGCCGGAGGCGGTGGTGGGCGGGGGCCTTGCCTTCCTCGAGACCGGCGACACGGTGCGCCTCGACCTCGGCGCCAGCCGGATGGATGCGGTGGTGGACGAGGCCGAGTGGGCGGCGCGCAAGGAGGCCTGGAGCCCGCCGAAGATCGAGAGCCAGACACCCTGGCAGGAGATCTACCGCACCCATGTGGGCCAGCTCGCGCAGGGCGGATGCCTGGAACTGGCGACGGCCTACCAGAAGGTGCGCGAGGCGCTGCCGCGCGACAACCATTAG
- a CDS encoding AzlD domain-containing protein produces MISDTAFWTLTAALGLGTFLIRFSFLGLLGGRQLPPWALLHLKYVGAAVFPALITPLLLWPDATGGTTDPVRLIAAAAAFAAGIRFGVVPAILAGMGSLYLLQFITGA; encoded by the coding sequence GTGATCTCCGACACCGCCTTCTGGACCCTCACCGCCGCCCTCGGCCTGGGCACCTTCCTGATCCGCTTCTCCTTCCTCGGCCTTCTGGGGGGCCGCCAACTCCCCCCCTGGGCCCTGCTGCACCTCAAATACGTGGGCGCCGCCGTCTTTCCCGCCCTCATCACGCCGCTGCTGCTCTGGCCCGACGCCACCGGCGGCACCACCGACCCTGTCCGCCTCATCGCCGCCGCCGCCGCCTTCGCCGCCGGCATCCGCTTCGGCGTGGTGCCCGCCATCCTGGCCGGCATGGGCAGCCTCTACCTTCTGCAATTCATCACCGGAGCCTGA